In Topomyia yanbarensis strain Yona2022 chromosome 2, ASM3024719v1, whole genome shotgun sequence, one DNA window encodes the following:
- the LOC131684208 gene encoding dynein regulatory complex protein 9-like has translation MLKKFEIDTKLSESVGSEDDIENIALSTNDSHSRSSSDQKCMFNDIESSMINAVIEETIFKLIIVNMEDAQASTPIAKKPPMYVRFDPSYKNKILSETQTVNIAMGMMILVKLKNDISNLRKLLSDTHTEMAEYGTFETLQTFMDNDIQSEKEEHQLIRDSILNEKKLKVLQAQLNGETRERKSMLKKLDDEIFDLETKAQSTRLENDVKCRLVQKWESTRHEQARIVIMSKEKDLIDSSKETVDNIDRELRLKSEIDVYINYCIDLVNQKISFWMNKYQREIKAFDADITHHKELIGELKVKYEEMVILYKHREKEIKICAESKKEREKQMAFADKQMRSAVKIQAWWRGTMVRKGLGPFKKKKKSKPAKSSKKEGKKGK, from the exons TATCCACGAATGACTCACATAGCCGTTCAAGCAGCGATCAAAAGTGTATGTTTAACGATATCGAAAGCTCAATGATAAATGCTGTGATTGAAGAAACTATCTTCAAGTTGATTATTGTGAATATGGAGGACGCCCAAGCGAGCACACCGATTGCCAAGAAACCGCCGATGTACGTGCGCTTCGATCCGTCCTACAAGAACAAGATACTTAGCGAAACGCAGACCGTAAACATCGCCATGGGAATGATGATTTTGGTTAAGTTGAAAAATGATAT CTCAAACCTAAGGAAACTGCTTTCGGATACTCATACAGAAATGGCTGAGTATGGAACGTTTGAAACTCTTCAAACTTTTATGGACAACGATATCCAGAGCGAGAAGGAAGAGCACCAATTGATTCGAGATAGTATTCTGAACGAGAAGAAGTTAAAAGTACTACAAGCCCAACTGAATGGCGAGACAAGAGAGCGAAAGTCGATGCTGAAGAAGTTAGACGACGAAATATTCGATTTGGAAACGAAAGCACAG AGTACGCGACTTGAGAATGATGTAAAGTGTAGACTTGTGCAGAAATGGGAGAGCACTCGACATGAACAAGCAAGAATTGTGATTATGAGTAAGGAAAAAGATCTTATAGACAGTTCCAAAGAAACGGTCGATAATATAGATCGAGAGTTAAGGTTAAAAAGTGAAATCGATG TGTACATCAATTATTGCATCGATCTCGTCAACCAGAAGATCTCGTTCTGGATGAATAAATATCAGAGGGAGATAAAAGCATTTGACGCTGACATCACTCATCACAAGGAGCTTATAGGCGAGCTGAAGGTCAAGTACGAGGAGATGGTGATCCTGTACAAACATCGGGAAAAAGAGATCAAAATTTGCGCAGAAtcaaagaaagaaagagaaaagCAAATGGCTTTCGCAGATAAGCAAATGCGATCTGCGGTGAAAATTCAAGCCTGGTGGCGTGGCACCATGGTACGCAAAGGACTGGGTCCGtttaagaaaaagaagaaatcaaAACCAGCAAAGTCATCCAAAAAGGAGGGCAAGAAAGGGAAGTAG